The Metarhizium brunneum chromosome 3, complete sequence DNA window TACGCACAGGCGGAGGAAGCGAGGCGACAgggtcaaggccaaggccagggccagggccagcAAGCGCAAGCGCAACAACCGATTCCAGGGCCTGCTGGGAATCCCGCGAACCGGTTTGATGGGTTTGGCGGGTGGGCTGCTGGGGGCATGGGCTTATAAATACTTTGGACACGTGTATATAGATTATGACTGGGGCGGGCGTTTGGGCAGCATTTCAGCGATGATTCGATGACATTCGTAGAGAATTCATTGGATGGCCACGAGCCGTCGTACAGACTTTTGCCATTTTGGGAGTGAAACGTATAAGCATGCTGAAATAGGAACATACTTGGTCTCGCAGCTCAGCATTGGTAGGTCCTGTGATGACGGATGATAATGACAGTAGCTGCCGACTTTGCCGAAGGTTCAATCTTCGTTTCACCTTGGCGGACGGATGCCAAGTCGAGTGGCGGAtagatcaattgatcgtCACTACCCCGTAAGACACCAAACATTCTGGGTATGCGTGTAACGGGACATGTTGAGTGAAGCGCATTCATTCTTCCCAAATCGATGGACGGCGACAGTCAGGGCTGGCCGAGATGGTGATGACATTAAATTGATGGCGTCAGGGGAGTGACAAGCCACGCGAATAGGCCATGGTGTTGGCAATTATGGACTCGCGTTATGCGAGGCGCCTTGGATAGGCTGCTTCCATTTGCTGCAATCCGTGACAGTCTGTAATTATAATGCAAAACAAGATGTAATGTGCTGAAGCTCGGATTGAACCTCGACGTGTCATCAACTGATTCCAAAGCTCCCCGTCGTCCGCGGTCACCCTGCAGTAATACGACTGGTACCTGCCAAGTACCACGTTGACCACACAGGCACGTGTACGTCAGCACTCCACGCTTCCGTGTTCCAAGGGGCCAATGGGCGGCCGCCCGCTGATGATGCGTCAAAATCTGGGACCCCCAAGTGGCCCGATGCCCCCCGGATGTCTCTGCATTTGGCACGGCAGCCACGACCTGAATTGCGGCCCGCCCCAATTCTGCTGTTGCCAAGGGTGAAACACGACACCTCACACCTCTGTGACTTGGAGTGCCGCAGGACGCAAGAGACGGACAAGAGCCCACACAGCCACCACGGCGTTGTTGTGCTCCCGGTGGCCATTACAATCCCTCCGCTCTGTCTTAAACGGAACCTGTCCATCACTTTTCTTTCCCCTTTTGCCATTTCGTCTGGCCCCTTGCGTCGAAACCGTTTATCTACGCCGCACCTCCACTGACGAAAACCCCGGCTCCCTTGATTCAACGACTatattctcttcttctcgcgCGGGACGCAGCATCCGTAGTTGGACACATGGACGAAGCGACGACCATGGCGGTGGCTGCGAGAGATGTGGTTTACGCAAATGGGGACTATTTCTACGTCCCGTGGTGGCATACCAAGGTAAGACTTCCCGTCACCAGAGCCCAGCGACTTGTCGCATCATGCTGATTCCCTATATGTACAGACCGGCGTCATTGTGCGATGGGTGATTTTCCTAGTCTTCTTCGCGCTCGTCATGGGCTACCTCATAGGAGGATATTACCACGCCAAGGCGCGCATTCGAAAGGGTCTCCAGCCACTGGCTTATCACAGAGTACGCACCCCTCGCCGTAACATGACATGCGcagaagacgaaaaggacAGTAGTACTGACCCGGTCGCAGTGTCTTGTTAGTCGTCGTTCCTACCAACCGACCTACCAGGAGCAGTGGCCGCAGTATCAATACAGCCACTACCCGCCCCAGCAAAACGGCCAGCAAAACGTCTACCCCATGAACGACATGCCTCTGCCGGCGTATGATCCCAACCGTCCGCCCATGTACTCTGGTCCGCCGGGAGGTTCCAAGGTCGATCCCTCGCAGAATAGGGCGTCGACGCATAGGATGACGGAGGATAACCCTGCGCCCGAGTATGCGCCTCCTACTGGGGCGCCTCCTGCTCGGTAGTTTGGCTTTTCGCCGGACTTGACATACGACTTGTTGTTTTTATTGTGGCTACTGCTGGGTAATAATGCCAGCTGTTGGTATGTCTGACGCGTCACGATGCGTAGACGGTCTCTTACTGTCCTTGGTCtggtacagcccaatacCGTGTTATcagattttacgcttgcacgatacttgtattatGCTTGTAATTTCACTTGACTAATGAGCGAAACAATTCACCCCTTCATAATGCCAGCTCTATGGCAGACTTGGAAAGAGGAATGCTGGTAGATTGAATATGCTGGGTGTAGCGTTTGATTTCTATGCTTTTGGCATCAGCGGATTGGCATACTCGGCATTGATATTGGCTAGACTTTGGGTTGAATTTCTGAACTGCACGCTAACATTAATCGTTACTAAGAATATATTGTACACAAATAGTATGAGCACCAAAACACGTGGTATCCGATATTAacaaaaaaagggaaaaagatAGGCCGGTATCaatccatgtccatggcttcatcgtcttcaccgTCGCCGGCATCGGTGGCAGTAGTGCTTGCGACACCCATCTGCTCGAGTTTCTGCTTCTCTCTCATTCGCTGCCTCGCCTCTAGAACAGCCCGGCGTACGCTATCTTCCTCTTGCGGCACCGACAACGACGTAGGATCCTTGTACAGGACTAGCTGCATGCCCGCGAGCTCTCCGTCGTTATTTGCCAGGACGTGTTTGGGTATACGAGTCTCGCGAAGGTGTTTCTCGATGTCGGGAAGGAAGACGAGTTTtccttcctcgtcctcgcttTCGGAAGAGAGCTCGTCGTCTAAGTTGTAGATGTATACTTTATGTTTAGAATCGTCTAGTTCCATGTGTTCGCAGGGCTGGGAGGTAGCTTGTGTCGCGCATGTTGCGCTGGGTGGATGGGGTGTTTCGACGGGAACATAGAGCTTGTTGCCGGATTGTTCTGTGAGATGGCCCATGTCAGATAGAGCAGGAACGAAGAATAGAGGGAGTTGACATTGCGCGCATACCTAAATTAAGTAGACTTAAGCGCTTCGAAAGCCGTTCATTGTCCTGCGTCTCTGCTTTCCTCTTGCCTAGGGCCGAGGGGGGTTGCACATGCATGGTGGTGTCGCTGGCGGGCGCTGGAGtgccgacgccgtcgccctGAGGCAGCGAGCCTGCAGTGCGGTTGGCGCCTGGGGCCAGGTGGGCTTCGGTGGACACGGCGAACTGGGGCGGGCCTGGGAGCAGGTGAGATGCTGGGCCCCCCTGAACCATCATCCTgatctcaagtgctgcctcGACTGTTGGAGCTCGAAAACGACTTTGCGATTTCTTCACCTCCTCCTACGCAAGCGCGGCGCCGCGTCGCAGAGTCAGATTTGCATCTAAACCACGCGCACGCTCTCGGTCGGCCAGCCGATGTGGAATCTGGTTCTCGGGGACGTGCAAGCAGCAACAGGCAGGGTGCTGTGGCAGGTTGCGCCTTGGTGAACTGGGCGAGTTTTACTCGGTACGTTTACGACGTTGCTGGATGGGTTGCGGGAAAGTCGTCTGGATTGGGACGATACCGAGGGTGACGGGGGCTGGGGAGCGTCGGGTCTGAGGAATTGGGCTTGTCGTGAGCGGACCAGCGTCGCGCTGCCTGCGTCTTTGGATCGCCTCGATaactgactgactgactgactggttgattgattgattgactgATCGGGCAGATGCGCGCGCGTGGGAGCTGCGGCTtcggccttggtggtggctgCGGGACTCGAGCTGTTGGACGGATGGTGACTGTGACAGCGactgcgacggcggcgggtgcAGGCGCTGCTGGTCCCTTTGTACCCTTCGCTCCTTCCGCATCCGCCTTGACTCATTCTTGTAGAAGTTTCTACAAAACCCACCCGCCGCTCTGCCGAGTCCGCACTTTGAGATTCCACACGTTACGCGCGACACGCTCGGCATCACTGCAACCTCCCGCCGTTGCAATTTCTGACCAGGACCAGCGCCGATTATCATCTTCGTCCAACATGAGCGAGCTCAAATGGCCGTCTGCGCTGGTGCGCAAGGCCTTTTTTGACTATATGCAGCAGCGGGGTCATACAATAGGTATGCAAAATTGCCCCTCCTTCATGATGAACCTGGCCCAGACGGCCATCGTCGACGAGGGTTTGCCACACGGTCAAGTGCCAGCCAAGGCGAACAAGGAATCGTGTCGAGGCATTTTTTGACTACCTTTGAACACTTCACTCATATGACGATGTCACTCGAAAAAGCCCCATGCTAACCAACGCCATGCAGTGCCTTCTGGTTCTGTCGTTCCCTACGATGACCCCACCTTGCTCTTCACCAACGCGGGCATGAACCAGTTCAAGcccatcttcctcggcaCCATTAACCAGTCCGATCCCATGGCCAACCTCAAGCGTGCTGCCGATACTCAAAAAGTCATTCGTGCGGGCGGTAAGCACAACGATCTCGACGATGTCGGCAAGGACAGCTACCACCACACCTTCTTCGAGATGTTGGGCAACTGGTCCTTTGGCGACTACTTCAAGAAGGAGGCTATTGAGATGGCCTGGGAGATTCTTACAAAGGTCTATGGACTCGACCCCAAACGACTATATGCGACCTACTTCGAGGGTGATAAGGAGCTTGGCCTGCCCCCGGACGACGAGGCGAAGCAGTTATGGTTGGATATCGGCATGCCCGAGGATCAGATCGTTCCTGGAGATATGAAGGACAACTTTTGGGAAATGGGTGACCAGGGTCCTTGCGGTCCTTCCAGTGAGATTCATTACGACAAAATCGGCGGGCGAAATGCGGCGCATCTTGTCAACCAGGATGACCCCATGGTCGTGGAGATTTGGAACCTCGTTTTCATGCAGTTTGATCGCCAGAAGGATGGCAGCCTGAAGCCTCTACCCGCGAAGCACATTGACACGGGTATGGGTTTTGAGCGAGTGGTTTCCGCGCTCCAGGAGACCGACTCTAACTATGCCACCGACTGTTTCACCCCTCTATTCAAACAGATTCAAGAAGTCACTGGCGTAAGACCGTACTCAGATAAGTACGGCAAGGACGATGCTGATGGTATTGACACCGCCTACCGAGTGATTGCGGATCACATCCGAACTCTTTCCTTTGCGATTACGGACGGTGCCGTTCCCAACAGCGACGGCCGCGGCTACGTTATCCGACGAATTCTCAGAAGAGGTGTGCGATATGCGCGCAAGTACCTTAATGCCGAAATTGGCAGCTTCTTTTCCAAAATCCTTCCTGCTCTCGTTTCTCACATGGGAGATCAGTTCCCCGAGCTCGTTAAGAAGCAGCTGGATATTAAGGAAATTcttgatgaggaagaggaggctTTCGCACGGACACTGGACCGTGGCGAGGCCCAGTTTGAAAAGTATGCagcaaaggcggccaaggccggTGTTAAGAAGcttgatggtgatgttgtcTGGCGCTTGTACGATACCTTTGGTTTCCCCGTTGATTTGACCCAGATTATGGCTGAGGAGCGTGGCCTTGAGATTGATGAGAGTGAAGTCAGCGTTGCCAAGGAGAAGGCCCGCGAAGCGAGCAAGGCTGTCAAGGCGTCCGTTGACACCTTTGCCAAACTTGATGTTCACCAGATCGCCCAGCTTGACCAGCAAAAAGTTGCTCGAACAGACGACGATGCAAAGTTCGTGAAGGGTGacagcaagggcaaggtTCAACTTATCTTTGATGGAAAGACCTTCCACAACTCTACCAAAGAGTTGCCAGAAAAGACCGCCATCGGTATCCTGCTGGACAAGACCAATTTCTATGCTGAATCTGGTGGTCAAGTCGCCGACACGGGCCGAATTGTGATTGACGACGTTGTTGAATTCAAGGTCATGGATGTCCAAAACTATGGTGGCTTCATTCTACACAGCGGTTACATCGAGTACGGTGCGTTGTCGTCAGGGGATGAGGTTATTTGCGAGTATGACGAACTTCGCCGTTCTCCCATCCGCAACAACCACACTGGAACGCACGTGCTGAATCACTCCCTGCGAGAGGTTCTCGGCGACGACATCAACCAGAAAGGTTCCTTGGTGGACAATGAGAAGCTTCGTTTCGACTTCTCACACAAGAGCCAGGTCAAGATTGAGGAGCTTCGCAAGATTGAAACCCTCAGTAACGAATACATCCGCCGCAACTCAAAGATCTTTTCTAAAGACGTGGATCTAGATCTCGCGCGCCAGATCGAGGGAGTCcgtgccgtctttggcgaaaCGTACCCCAACCCTGTGAGAGTCGTCTCCATTGGCATGGACGTTGACACCATGCTCAAGGACCCCAAGAAGCAGGAGTGGCGTTCATACAGTGTTGAATTCTGCGGCGGTACCCACGTTGAGCAAACCGGCCTGATTAAGGACCTTATTCTGGTTGAAGAGAGTGGCATTGCCAAGGGAATCCGCCGTATTATTGCGTACACTGGCGAGGCGGCACATCAAGTACAGCGCGAGGCGGCCGAGTTCTCCAAGAAGCTAGATATCCTTGAAGCCATGCCCTTTGGACCCGCAAAGGATGCCCAAACCAAGGTTGTTTCGCAGGAGCTCAGCCAGCTCGTCATTTCCACCCTCACCAAGGACGAGCTCAACACGCGCTTCCAGAAGATTGCGACGTCTGTCATCGCcgagcagaagaagcgcCAGAAGGCCGAGGCCGGCGCGGCTGTAGGCTGCGTCGTCAAGCACtttgaggagaagaaggacgtcGACTATTTCGTCGGCCGTCTCCCCATTAGTGCCAACGCCAAGGCTCTGACAGAAGTGTTCAAGCACttccaggccaaggacaagaccaagtcCGTGTATATATTCGGAGGTAGTCAGGAAGAAGGTGCCGTCGTGCACGGTGTCTACGTCGGATCCGTAAGTTCTCTTACTCATTCACCAGATGAATTTCATGATtgacttttttctttcccacAGGGCCTTGCATCCAAGGGTGTCACCGCCGAGCAATGGGCGTCGGTGGTATCAGACGTCGTAGGCGGCCGGTCAGGCGGTAAGGAGCCCACGcgccagggccagggcaCGAAACCCGAAAACATTGATGATGCGGTCGAAGTCGCGAGGAAATGGCTCGAGGAAAAACTTTAAAGCATTGTATGTAGGTGTTGTTGGTGTAGTTGTTTATGGGAACCATGGGAGCCTATGTATTTAACAACggcatggatggatgggtgaCTTGGTACAGGGACATGGTAAATACCAATCAAGATTTAtgtgaattttttttttatcatGTTTCAATGGGCACCATTCGAAACGATAGAATAGGTTATATTTGCCTTGCGTACGTGTCGGGTATACGTCTCGGTCTATGATACATATATACAGCAGTCTATTCAAACTAGACAGTAACAAGAACACTAGCATTCTTGTAATAGGTCAACAGGGGATTCTCGCCGCTCCTCGTCTCCGTGTCCTCCACGTATGCCCAGCGACGCATGAAATCGCCGTGGGTCATGACGCGCGTGAGCTTGCCCGTGACGGCGCGGTACATGGCCTCGGTGATGCGAAAGTCGGTGGGGAACAAGATGTCAAAGTAGCCTTGGTGAACCTACGACATTGTCAGCACACGGCACGGGATGGGTCCTGCTTTGGAATGATGGCACTGGGCGGTTGTACGTACCAGCGGCGTTGTGACGGGCACCATTTTCCGATGGTACCTCGTCTGCACAACGGGGGCGTTCAACCCCTTCACGGCCTGGGGCAGCCAGTCAAAGTCAGAGGTGAGCAGCTTGTGGGCCGGAAAGTGCTTTTCCAGCACGTCGAAGAACTGCATCAGGCGGGTGGGAATGTACTCGGCCTCGGAGAGGTTCGCGGCAAAGGGCATCTTGGTGGACAGCCACTTGAGCGCAGGGTTCGTGGGGTACGGACGCGGATAGTTGCCTCCCGTGGCGGCGTGGCGGACGCGGAAGAAGCGCGCGGCCACGGGGTCCAGGTCGTGGACGTAGAACTCGTAgaagtcgccgtcgccgtcgatgAGCACGTGTCCCTGGAGCGGCTCCTCCGTGGCGACGTCGTACCGGATGCAGTCGTGGGAGAAGTTGTCAAAGACTtccatggcgaggaagaagcacGGCGAAGGGACGTACTGGTCCCATTCGAAGATGGAGCGGTTCACAATGTCCACCTTGTCCCTGTGGCCGCGCGACTCGGCCGTCGAGAGGAGGTGCTTGTTCTGGAGGGAGGCGAGGTTGGTGGAAATCTCAATGATGTTGTACCGCGTGCGGGCGTACACTTGGGGGTCTACTTCGCGGATGTAGTCGAGGATGTTGAGCATGAGGGTGCCTCTGCCGGCGCCCATTTCGTAGATGAGCAGGTCGTCGTAGGGATAGGTTGTTAGGCGGTAGTTGGTGACGAGGTAGCGggcaatggcctcgccgTAGTATGGGCGGAAGAGCTCCGTGGGCGTGTGCCACAGCTGGCGGGTTGGGTTCTCGCcttcgacgtcgtcgagatgGTCTTCGAAGGAGGTGTAGCGGCGGCCGAGCTCGGACTGGAAGGCAAGGTCGTCGCGGAGAGTGGTAAAGTCGAAAGGTTCACCCGgggagaagatgacggctTGTTTGGAAAAGTACCCGTATGAAGGGTTGTATAAGCTGTCTGATTCAGAGCTGTTAGCAACGTACGTATATGTCAAGTTGCGACGGGAAAATACAACGCGTGCTTACCGTCGATAAAGTCACGGAGAAGCATCTTGACTTTTCTCGGCCGctccttgcgcttcttcagCTCCGACATGGAAATGTACGGGTACTGCGCAAACTCCTCCCGTCTGTCTTCGGGTAAAAGGTTTGTTCTCTGCTGCCAGCGACTTTCATTTGACTTCATGCCACGGTCTCGGGAGGCTCGCGTAGCGTACGAACTCGcctgctggtggtgatgttgatgccGGTAGCTGCTTGTGGTGGCCGCAGGGAATCCACGGCGCAATTGCTGCACCCGCGCTTGGCATCCTGCAGAACGATTGCGAAACAGCTGCCGGAAGAGCTGGGCCACGATGGGGGAGTCCATGGCTGGCGAGATGCAGGTTGAGCTCTCGTGATGCTCTCGTGAGGTTTTCCAGGGTTTGTCAATATTCGTTCGTCTCTGGCCGCGAGGAGAGCTCCAAGATTAAGTGGGGCTGAGCGCCGTGTTCCAGCATCTGAGTGGCTGCACTGTTGCCTTCCCACGGAACTCACAAACCTTCTCATGCCAATTCTCATGACATCAGATTTGTTCAAGCACACACAGAAAAAATTCATAGAAAAGCAACCTCTCGACTTAAGTCAAGTCCAGGGCGCATTCCCATATATTTGAAATGACTTCATGACCTTCCAGCCATGTCATTAAGTGATCACCCCAAGGCCTACGGCTCCGCAGCCGTTGCATTAGCCTTCGGGGCAGGCATCCTCGTCACACTCGGCTTCAAAGACTTATACCCCGATCTCGAATACCGCTACCAGCACACGCGCCGCCGCTCACAAGCCCGTCCCGGCGACCGCCGACGAAGCAGCCTGTTTTGGGGCCAGCCCCTCAAACTAGAAGACCACGAGTCGCAACCACCGTCACCGAGCCGCGGGGATCCCGGCGCCGGGACCGGCATCGCATCATGTATCGGCAACACGCCGCTCATTGAAATCGAGTCGCTGTCGAGAGCGACCGGGCGCGTCATCCTCGCCAAGGCCGAGTTCCTCAACGGGGCCGGGAACAGCCCCAAGGACCGCGTGGCGCTGAACATGATCCAGGAGGCCGAGAAGGCCGGCCTGCTCGTGCCTCACCGCGGCGACACCATCTACGAGGGCACAGTCGGCAGCACGGGCATCTCGCTGGCCACGCTGGCCCGCGCGAGGGGCTACAAGGCACACATCTGCATGCCCGATGACCAGGCGCTCGAGAAGTCGGACCTGCTTCaccacctcggcgccgccgtcgagcgCGTCGCCGTCGCGCCCATCACCAGCCCAGACCACTTTGTCAACCTTGCTCGCCGGCGGGCGGACGCTCACACGGCCAGCTCCGCCGACGGGAGCAGGGGCTTCTTCGCGAACCAGTTTGAGAGCGAGGCCAACTGGCACGCACACCTCAACACGACGGGGCCCGAGATCTGGAGCCAGACGGGCGGCGACCTCGACGCGTttgttgccggcgccggcacgGGAGGCACCATAACCGGCGTGGCTCGCTACTTGAGGCTCGGTGCCAAGGCGAGCGCCGTGAAAATCGTGCTGGCGGACCCCCAGGGCAGCGGCCTGttcaacaaggtcaagcacGGCGTCATGTACTCCAACACGGAGAAGGAGGGCAcccgccggcggcaacagGTCGACTCCATGGTGGAGGGGATCGGCATCAACCGCGTGACGGAGAACTTTGAAGCGGGGAGGGATCTGATCGACGACGCGGTCAAGGTGACGGACGAGCAGGCCTGCCGTATGGCGAGGTGGCTGGTTGAGAACGACGGCATATTTGTcgggagcagcagcagcgtgaACTGTGTGGCGGCGGTTGTTACGGCCATGGGGCTACCGGAGGGCAGTAAGGTTGTTACGGTGCTTTGCGATTCGGGCACGAGGCATTTAAGTAAG harbors:
- the ala1 gene encoding Alanine--tRNA ligase; the protein is MSELKWPSALVRKAFFDYMQQRGHTIGMQNCPSFMMNLAQTAIVDEVPSGSVVPYDDPTLLFTNAGMNQFKPIFLGTINQSDPMANLKRAADTQKVIRAGGKHNDLDDVGKDSYHHTFFEMLGNWSFGDYFKKEAIEMAWEILTKVYGLDPKRLYATYFEGDKELGLPPDDEAKQLWLDIGMPEDQIVPGDMKDNFWEMGDQGPCGPSSEIHYDKIGGRNAAHLVNQDDPMVVEIWNLVFMQFDRQKDGSLKPLPAKHIDTGMGFERVVSALQETDSNYATDCFTPLFKQIQEVTGVRPYSDKYGKDDADGIDTAYRVIADHIRTLSFAITDGAVPNSDGRGYVIRRILRRGVRYARKYLNAEIGSFFSKILPALVSHMGDQFPELVKKQLDIKEILDEEEEAFARTLDRGEAQFEKYAAKAAKAGVKKLDGDVVWRLYDTFGFPVDLTQIMAEERGLEIDESEVSVAKEKAREASKAVKASVDTFAKLDVHQIAQLDQQKVARTDDDAKFVKGDSKGKVQLIFDGKTFHNSTKELPEKTAIGILLDKTNFYAESGGQVADTGRIVIDDVVEFKVMDVQNYGGFILHSGYIEYGALSSGDEVICEYDELRRSPIRNNHTGTHVLNHSLREVLGDDINQKGSLVDNEKLRFDFSHKSQVKIEELRKIETLSNEYIRRNSKIFSKDVDLDLARQIEGVRAVFGETYPNPVRVVSIGMDVDTMLKDPKKQEWRSYSVEFCGGTHVEQTGLIKDLILVEESGIAKGIRRIIAYTGEAAHQVQREAAEFSKKLDILEAMPFGPAKDAQTKVVSQELSQLVISTLTKDELNTRFQKIATSVIAEQKKRQKAEAGAAVGCVVKHFEEKKDVDYFVGRLPISANAKALTEVFKHFQAKDKTKSVYIFGGSQEEGAVVHGVYVGSGLASKGVTAEQWASVVSDVVGGRSGGKEPTRQGQGTKPENIDDAVEVARKWLEEKL
- the CARM1 gene encoding Protein arginine methyltransferase; amino-acid sequence: MDSPIVAQLFRQLFRNRSAGCQARVQQLRRGFPAATTSSYRHQHHHQQASSYATRASRDRGMKSNESRWQQRTNLLPEDRREEFAQYPYISMSELKKRKERPRKVKMLLRDFIDDSLYNPSYGYFSKQAVIFSPGEPFDFTTLRDDLAFQSELGRRYTSFEDHLDDVEGENPTRQLWHTPTELFRPYYGEAIARYLVTNYRLTTYPYDDLLIYEMGAGRGTLMLNILDYIREVDPQVYARTRYNIIEISTNLASLQNKHLLSTAESRGHRDKVDIVNRSIFEWDQYVPSPCFFLAMEVFDNFSHDCIRYDVATEEPLQGHVLIDGDGDFYEFYVHDLDPVAARFFRVRHAATGGNYPRPYPTNPALKWLSTKMPFAANLSEAEYIPTRLMQFFDVLEKHFPAHKLLTSDFDWLPQAVKGLNAPVVQTRYHRKMVPVTTPLVHQGYFDILFPTDFRITEAMYRAVTGKLTRVMTHGDFMRRWAYVEDTETRSGENPLLTYYKNASVLVTV
- the cys-12 gene encoding Cysteine synthase 2, whose translation is MSLSDHPKAYGSAAVALAFGAGILVTLGFKDLYPDLEYRYQHTRRRSQARPGDRRRSSLFWGQPLKLEDHESQPPSPSRGDPGAGTGIASCIGNTPLIEIESLSRATGRVILAKAEFLNGAGNSPKDRVALNMIQEAEKAGLLVPHRGDTIYEGTVGSTGISLATLARARGYKAHICMPDDQALEKSDLLHHLGAAVERVAVAPITSPDHFVNLARRRADAHTASSADGSRGFFANQFESEANWHAHLNTTGPEIWSQTGGDLDAFVAGAGTGGTITGVARYLRLGAKASAVKIVLADPQGSGLFNKVKHGVMYSNTEKEGTRRRQQVDSMVEGIGINRVTENFEAGRDLIDDAVKVTDEQACRMARWLVENDGIFVGSSSSVNCVAAVVTAMGLPEGSKVVTVLCDSGTRHLSKFWKRIKEMGLEDEEASDLFGELGIARQEE